The Rhinolophus ferrumequinum isolate MPI-CBG mRhiFer1 chromosome 21, mRhiFer1_v1.p, whole genome shotgun sequence region TTCCTCCCCATGTCTGCTGCCCATCCCCTCATCCCAGCCATGGTGCCTACAGGCATGGTCAAGCCACTACCAGGCACACGGATGTCACGGAAATGTGAGGAGGCTGCTGCAAGCCCACTGGTCCAGGAGCCCTTTTGCCCCCAATGTTCTCCCATCCTTTGATGACAGGGCACTTCCCAGTGCTCCAGGTAAGAAGCAGGAGTCAAATGTCCTCTTCTCTTAGATCCTCAAACCTACCAGGGGGATCTATCCATTGCCCCTCATATACCCTGTGGGGTAGGACCAGGTGCAGGGCCCATGCTAGCCCCTCATCCGGGCCCTCCTCCCTAGCTCTTGCAGTACTTCCGGGCCTGAAGAATCTGTTTCTAACAGAGTCTTTAAACCTATCTCCCGGTTAGGTGTGGAGATAGGGGGAAGGGTGACTGGAGGGAAAGACCTCACAACACACAGGAAGGAAGCAAGGATGATCCGTATGACACCCAACACCctctacataaaaattaaaattttggtaaCACTTCTTTTACTCTTATGAAATGCAATCGTAAATAATATGCCTTCTCacacagttaatttttaaaaatcacaatataatGCCCGAGCtgtaatagaaggaaaaaactaaaaggaaaacaacttgtcACCAAGTAACACATATTTCCAAGTGTCAACGTGCAGGCCCCTTGACAACAGAAAAACATAATGAAGTGTCAGATGCTTGCTCCTGCTTGTAATAAATAAGTTAGGATTTAAGATAAGAAGATCAGAAATTATTCtgtataaagacaaaacaaaaatgaaagcgCAGAGACATACTATCAAACCctagaatacacattattttaatctgtgttttaaagcTGCAAAAACCGATTATCTTCTGCAGTCAGTACATGCAATGGGAGTGAGGTCCCGGGCTGATATCATGGTTACAGGATTTTCACTGATATAAACCTCTGTCCTTATCCATTAAATGTCATCGGTCCCCCCCAATCATTGTGAAAGTAAAACATATCTCCCACATCACCataatgtcacacacacacacacacacacacacacacacaccatctcccCTCCCACAACCACTGAGTTATGGTTTCAAATTCCAACTGTACATGTGCCAAAATGTAAACAGTGCTTTTCTAAGGGAGAGGGGAGTTACAGGAAGCattcccattcttttttttttttttaacatttctgtattGTGTAAAATTTTGCTTACAACCTGTAAGAACTTtgcaatcaaaaaaaaaaaaccacaaaaaccgACAGATCTCTTTTGGAAAACGGTGTGTCAGGGCTCTCTCCAGTATgcgtgtttgttttgttcctttcaaGGAGGATTCAATTCCGCGGTGGGAAACTGCTAATTCACTTTTTTCAATGGCAAGACAACTCTGGGCAGGGGGAGACCAGCCTTGCGGCGCGGCCTGCAGATGGCTCCCTCTCAGCCCGCCCCTGCAGCTGCCCTCACCCCCGCTGTAACTTGCCTGCACCGCCGCTCGGTGGCCAAAGGGAGGTACTGCGCCCTCCGGGAGGCGATGGAGAAGGAGGGGAAGTGGGCACTGCCAGAGGGGCTCTAACCTCTGTACCACTGACCGCTTCGCAGTCTGGTGAAGCTTATGGGCCTCCTCTCAGAATAAtagtcttttaaatatataaaatacatatgcttAGAAGAAAACCAATAATATTGAAGTGGTTATCAAAATTTTTATAGGTACATAACATAGGAATAAATGTGGTTCTTTATTAGCGCTTTAAATAATCAGTTTTAGTGGCAGGTTAACAATGATTTTCCAAGCAGTGAGGAGAGTACACGATATTTTGAGCTGTCGGTGACAACCTGATGTGCTAGTACCTGTGAATTTTAttggtgacaaagtcacaggTCCTGGTAATACttataatagaaggaaaaaagatactACTTACAGGTTAGTGCAAGTCAATATGTAATTCTTTCCCATCCAAATTCATGGACTCCCTGAGCTTTACCCACAGACCCCCTGGAGTGTATGCCTGCAAGGGGCACGGGTTTAGGAGAAGCACTGGCGTGGGTTTTCAGGGCGGGGCGTGGGGGGAAGTAAGGGAAGGGAATGGCAGAGGCGTCTCCCTGGGCTGGGCGCCGAGGGGTGACCCGGACgggccctcccctcccttcctcatttTGATTTCTCTCCTCTGGAGGAAGTTAAAGTCCCTGGCCGGGTGAGGAGCTCCCAGTTCCCGGCGAGTGCTCCCGCGTGTCCGCGTGTCCGCGTGTCCGGCGCCCACCATGAGACCCCTGGTCCTGCTGTGGGGCTGCCTCGTGCTTCCAGGTGAGATGGAGGCAGGGGGAGTAGTGGCGGGATGTGGGGCTCGGGTCCAACCTCGCCTTTCCTTTTGGGTCTGCAGAGAGAGGACCTCCTAAACCCACACTTCTGATCCCCACCGCGCCTGTGGCTCTTATCATTCcaggctgccccccaccccacttgtCCTCCGCCTCCTCAGCCCTCAGAGTGGGCTGGCACTTGCTGGTTTTGAAACTCAGAGCCAGGTCTTCTCCCAGACCTGGGGGTTCCAGCCTCTTCGTGGCTGAGTGGCTGTGAGAGACGCTTTTCCTctcttgctttcattttcctACTCTGCGCCAAGCCTAAAGGCAGACAAGACACCCCCTATACAGTTGCCACATTACACTCAGCATATATTTCTTGAACTTCCGCTATATCGCTCACAACCTCTCTGAGAGGTAGAGCGTCATCCTGTTTAATCAATTCGCagacctacattttttttttttaccttttaacataaaaaaatcagGATGCATCTTATAAGTGATGTCAATTGTTCAATTGACAATGTTCTTTTCGGTggtgtataaaattatagtgtaTCTCACACATGATAGCATCATaacctaaatgaaatagaattacaTTGTCATCagttatagatgagaaaactcagaagcccagagaggtcaagcaaTTTCTCTCCAAAGTCACAGCTATTAAGTAGCAGTGCTGGGATTCAGACTCCAGGCTGTCTGAATCTAGAGCTTCCCCATCCACAATCTGTTAATACGCCAGGTTTAGGGAAGcaattatatagaaatatatatatttcaacagCTCTGTCCCAAGGTTCCCTGGTGGGGAAGCGGAGTACCAGCTCTGACAGGGCTGCCCCCAGAAAGGGGTGACTGACGAAGACCTTCTGGTCTTGACCCTGGTACTTGAATCCAAGGAATTCCAACCTCCACCTTTGCTGTGGTTTCAGGTTATGGAGCCCTGGTGGGCCCGAAGGAGATCAGAGGATTTGAAGGTGGTACTGTGTCCCTACAATGCACCTACAGGGAAGAGCtgaggaaaaacaagaaatactGGTGCCGGAAGAGTGGGCTCTTCCTCTCACGCTGCTCTGACCCTATCTACATAGACGATGGCCAGGAGAAGACAGAGGGCAGGGTGTCCGTCCAAGACAGCCCCCAGGAACTCACGCTTCACGTGACCCTGAGGAAGCTCAGGGTGGAGGACACGGGGAAGTACTGGTGTGGTGTCAAAATACTGGGCTTGGATGAGACTTTCCTGGTCTCTCTGATAGTCCTTCCAGGTAACAAATGTCTCTCTTTCCCTGGCTGGGGGCCAGGAGAtgcagaggggaagagggaagggtggGTAGGTGGTTAGTGGTGGACCCAGTTTTCCCATCACAACGCGAGGTCATGCCTCATGGGGCAGGGTCTGAAGGACTCGGTGAAATCACACAGGTCAAATGTGCACCAGCATTTGGGGCACAGGCATTGCCGCATTGAGCCTCAGCTGTTCTTTCACTCttgctgcccaaggtcacaaccATAGTAGGTGGCAAAGCAGGATTAAACCCAGATCTGTCCAATTCCAGGCTCAGTTGCTCTGTGTCCAAATGTGGGAGAGATTGTCATGGGCGAGGGACGAGATAGACACAGAATACCAaagactccctccctccctggagtCAGAGATTCCTGCGGATTACTCAGGCTGGGCCCTAGTCACAACATAACCGAGGCCCCCCCACAGCATCACCTAAGCCATGGCCACACTGGTCTCACCTGCCAGTGGCCTCAGCTCTCCCTTCTCACCTCCTCTTCCCCTGAGCTTGAAGTCCTGAGGACAGGTATGAGGAGTGCAGAGGAGCTTGTTGAGCTCGGGGATCTTAGGGGGCTAAGGGTGGAGCCGTGGGGCTCTGGCTGGGGAGGGAGCACCTCTCTGGGTGCCCAGAATCCCACTTGGACCAGCTGAGCCAAGGAGAAAGAATCCAGGGAGAGCCCAGGAGAGTGGCCAACCCATGTGCAGGTCAGTAAGGGTGACGTAGGTCATTgtatcccatttcacagatgggagaCTGAGGCTCCAAGAGATAAAATGATTTGCCCAGGTTCTCATAGTAGGAAGTGGTGGGGCCAGGATCCAAAAGCAGGTCATTTCTGGCTTTGGCGTTGGCTCCTAACTTCTCCTGGCCCCAGAGCTGCGACCCTTTCCATCCCAGGCCCATCCCCACTGCTAGAGTCCCATCTTCCATGGggctttattttaattcaaagaaatgaaCACAAACTCACcaaataataacagcagcatCAAAACCACATTGAACCAAATCACATTGTTCACAAGATTCTCTGATCTCCACGTACCAATCATTATCAACAATCAGACGTCATTCTTACCTGGTGGTGACCAATTTTACCTATATTTGAGGCTCTCCTGTTTTCATTCCTACcctcatttataataatttatttgtggaTAATATATGCATCATTATATTATCCTCCTGTATCAGACCTTGTTGGCCTCTCTCTCATGACAGTTGGgatattgaaaataaagaagactaATGGCAGCAAGGTGCTGGtgaatgtttaacaactggctggAGAAGctctgatttgtagtgtttgccgATTTCTGTGGCGTAAATGCCCCTGCTACCAATTTCCAGCCACCAACAGTTTAATAACcggctcacaaaattcctgaaaagtCAAGAATCGGCTCTCATGGAGCCAGTGTGAGCTGTCTCAGCTCATAAGTATGGCGAAGCATTAGAAGAATTTCTAGGAAGGTCAGGACGAGACAAGAGTGCCCAgtatcatttcttttctccatcattGCCTAGAGGCCCGAGGCAATGAAATATGACAGGATTGAGAAATAGAaatactggaaagaaaaagaaaaatagtctttATGTGCAGAAGACTTGATCATTTGATCAGAAAAGTTGGAGAAAAACTGACCTAGTCTTAGAATAGAGGAtggtggggaaaaggagagaatcCAGGATGGCATGTAAGTCAGAAAGGAGGCGACTGATGGACCTGGGGAATTGGGGAGCTCAGTGGCTCCTGGGGGTTTGACCACACTCGGTTTACGCCCACTGTGCTGAGCAGGGGTTGGCATTTTGCCCTTGAGGGATCCCATCCTAGTGGGGAAACCCATAAACAAGTTGTTACCACATAATTGAGTATTAGTTCCACTGGCAATGTGCACAGGgtacacaaaggaaaaaggatttGCACCTTCCGGGGTAGGTGTTATGGAGGAGTTGACTTTTGAGCCAGCACTTGAAGGACAGAAAGAAGTGTGTTaggcagagatggaaagaaaaggaatggcaCACAGTGGAACACGTCAAAGGCGTGGAGGCAGGCAGGAGGCTCGTTTAAAAGGCACTAGAGGGCAACTCTGTACGGCTGGCTCATGGGATGGAGAAGAGGTGAAGTTGGCAAGGTGGGCTGAAGTCTGAGTTTAAAAGACCTTGAAAGGTACGAGAAAAAGTTTGAACTTCCGCTTatgggcagtggggagccattgaCTGTTCTGAAGCAGGGAGTGATGGGATCCAATATGTATTTTAGGGATAAAACTGACATCGGTGTGAAGGGTGGCATGGAAAGGGTAGGCTGGTGGGCAGTTGGGGGATAAGGGAAGCTGAAGGTCTAAGCCAAGAGGGAGCCAACGGGACTGCAGGAAGGGAAGGCTGGTGATCTGCTGGAATCTACCATCCATTTCTCCCTAGCAGCCGAGGAAGAAGGTGGCATACTCTGAGGGGaagtgggggatgggggtggcaaAGCTGCTGGCTGCTCCCAAGGGAATCTGGCTCAAAGCAGTGATCCTTGCCTCCCTGAGACcagcctctccctttcccctatgtccctgctgtcctccctcccccactcctccttTCCAGCCTCTTGCTACAACAAGCCTCCAGCCCAACGCCAAAGCTTGGCAAACTCAGCTCCCAGAATTGAGTGAGTGTGTGGTTTTTCTGCCTCTCCTCCACCCCTTTGCAAAGAAACATCCAGTAAGGGCCTGCCTGGTGCCAGACACTGCATTTTATGACCCCCCACAGCCCAGGAGCTGGATCGTCAGCTAAAGGCTCAGCAGGATTAGGTCACTTCCTCAACGTCACACAGGAAGCTGCAAAGCCAGGAAGTAGACATTGCCTGACCCCACAAAGCTCAGATCTGTGTGCTCCACCTAGGGTCCGAGGGGTCAGCAGGAGACGCTGGGCCTTTGGCCCTGACCTCTGGACCTGTCCCTGCCACCCTGCCCTGCTGACCCCATGGCTGTTGAAGGAGGCCTACTGAGGCACAGGTGCTGGGGGTGGGCATGTGATGGTGACATGAGGACTTTCAGGTGAGGGCAGAGGTGACAATTGGCCAGGACTatgggggggagggcaggaaggtATCTACTGAGGGGTCACTGGACTGGGTCATGGATGTGGGAATGGGGGTGTGCCCCTCCCCACAGAGAACAGGCTTCAGGCACAAAAAGGGGCTGAAAACTGTGAACAAATATGGGGCATGCCTGTGATATGGCCTGCTTTCTCAAAACGGCTTCACCTCTGTTTGCTTCCTGGAATATCCTTTACCTAGGGATGTTCTGAGAAACTGGTCCCGGGGAGGGTAGAGGTTAGAGGTCAAGGGTCAGAGGTCTGGGGAAGCTAGGATTCCAGCGTCAGGAAAGGTGCTGAGACATTGTTTTTGGACTTGTAGCTTCTCCTGGCCTCCACTCAACAGTCACCACAGACAAGCAGGGGAAGACAGAGGCCGAGGTCTTTCCGTTCCCAGAGACAGCCCCATATGACCATGCAGGAAGCTCTCTATACACAGGAACCTCTCCATATGCAGGGGCCTCTCCTCACGCAGCGACCTCTCCGAATGAAGAGACCTCTCCTCACAAAGCAACCTCTCCTCATGCAGGGACCTCCAGCCCAGCAACACATCTGGATGCCACCTCAACAGAGGACAACAGACTTGTCCCCGGCAGCAGCCGGTCCAAGTCCAGGTGAGCTCCAGAATACCAAGGTCACCTGTCAGGCCATCACCAAACCATAAAGGGCCTCTGTGCAAATAAGAACCAAACACTCCTTCCTCCAGGAGAGCAGCCTCTTGTCAGAGCTGCAGCTAGAGGCACCTAGGGCAGGTCCAGCCCCCATTCCACCCCTCAGCAGGGCCCTTGAGCAGTAAACAACCTACTCTGCAGGggccagcagccctgttgccGTGGACACGCAGCCCCATTCAAGGTGAAGGGTCCACTGGGGCCCTAGTCCCCACAGAGGACTCTCTCCAGGGGACAGCACCCCTCACAGGGGACAACCACCCCAGGCTGGTAGTTTTTGCCTGTACACTTTGAACTGGGCCCCATGCCAAGCATGAGAATATGGAACCcaaaacaatttgttttcttacccaACTGGAGTCCTAGCCTGAAGGATTGCTTCTTGGGGGTTTATATCTAACTGCACTCAATTACTGC contains the following coding sequences:
- the CD300LG gene encoding CMRF35-like molecule 9 isoform X2, which codes for MRPLVLLWGCLVLPGYGALVGPKEIRGFEGGTVSLQCTYREELRKNKKYWCRKSGLFLSRCSDPIYIDDGQEKTEGRVSVQDSPQELTLHVTLRKLRVEDTGKYWCGVKILGLDETFLVSLIVLPGPCCPPSPTPPFQPLATTSLQPNAKAWQTQLPELTSPGLHSTVTTDKQGKTEAEVFPFPETAPYDHAGSSLYTGTSPYAGASPHAATSPNEETSPHKATSPHAGTSSPATHLDATSTEDNRLVPGSSRSKSRMSRSVVRNLAPVLVLLTLLLATGLAALGRYMLQWRKKAQRAMQTQRNEKVYLSHL
- the CD300LG gene encoding CMRF35-like molecule 9 isoform X3, which gives rise to MRPLVLLWGCLVLPGYGALVGPKEIRGFEGGTVSLQCTYREELRKNKKYWCRKSGLFLSRCSDPIYIDDGQEKTEGRVSVQDSPQELTLHVTLRKLRVEDTGKYWCGVKILGLDETFLVSLIVLPGPCCPPSPTPPFQPLATTSLQPNAKAWQTQLPELTSPGLHSTVTTDKQGKTEAEVFPFPETAPYDHAGSSLYTGTSPYAGASPHAATSPNEETSPHKATSPHAGTSSPATHLDATSTEDNRLVPGSSRSKSRMSRSVVRNLAPVLVLLTLLLATGLAALGRYMLQWRKKAQRAMQTQRNEKVYLSHLNGLVPEYAVINLAAPTRPCASLKSSASPYTDIQCLSQTSEEEEASFQDPERDMSPGPPPHVSEELSLSKFIAV
- the CD300LG gene encoding CMRF35-like molecule 9 isoform X1 → MRPLVLLWGCLVLPGYGALVGPKEIRGFEGGTVSLQCTYREELRKNKKYWCRKSGLFLSRCSDPIYIDDGQEKTEGRVSVQDSPQELTLHVTLRKLRVEDTGKYWCGVKILGLDETFLVSLIVLPGPCCPPSPTPPFQPLATTSLQPNAKAWQTQLPELTSPGLHSTVTTDKQGKTEAEVFPFPETAPYDHAGSSLYTGTSPYAGASPHAATSPNEETSPHKATSPHAGTSSPATHLDATSTEDNRLVPGSSRSKSRMSRSVVRNLAPVLVLLTLLLATGLAALGRYMLQWRKKAQRAMQTQRNEKVYLSHLNQK